Proteins encoded together in one uncultured Sphaerochaeta sp. window:
- a CDS encoding nuclear transport factor 2 family protein, whose protein sequence is MEFSIQSKEQLRELWTNIYNTEGKPDWSHILPYYDEHIFFWDSVQKIHGIAEFTAMTERLIARSSDLKMDIKNIAQNGNVMFLEWEMTLSFKKYPNSSVYGASRVTLNEQGKIIEQRDYYDLWGDIFDNIPRFGKAYRKFMHKKFG, encoded by the coding sequence ATGGAATTTTCTATACAGAGCAAAGAACAACTGAGAGAATTATGGACCAATATCTACAACACAGAGGGGAAGCCCGACTGGTCCCACATACTACCTTACTATGATGAGCATATTTTCTTTTGGGACAGTGTCCAGAAAATCCATGGCATTGCAGAATTCACTGCAATGACCGAGCGCTTGATCGCCAGGTCAAGCGACCTGAAGATGGATATCAAGAATATTGCCCAAAACGGCAATGTCATGTTCCTTGAGTGGGAGATGACGCTGAGTTTCAAGAAATACCCTAATTCATCGGTATATGGCGCAAGCAGGGTCACCTTGAACGAACAAGGAAAAATCATAGAACAGCGCGATTACTATGACCTGTGGGGTGATATCTTTGATAACATCCCCCGCTTCGGCAAAGCCTATCGCAAGTTCATGCATAAGAAATTTGGGTAA
- a CDS encoding PocR ligand-binding domain-containing protein produces MKRNSLEYLDMERVNSLLEGFNKSTGFVTAILDLNGKILSKSGWRKICTDFHRINPLTGERCTQSDTILAQNCKDHEQYHFYTCLNGLVDVAVPIIIQGEHVANLFSGQFFFEKPDLQFFKDQAIHFGFDTASYLQALSEVPVVSKEHVTKVMDFLLNMTQLISEMTLQRIEQIELNKALRQSEKALRESYERFRIAQDMSPDGFTILRPVRGEQGIIVDFTWVYENAAIAALNGTDPEKVIGLHLLDLFPDHRNSKMFQMYQDVVLSGKSQTLEIGYEGESISRPIWLRLVVVPMTGDIAILAQDLTERKQAEERLQFQHDHDFLTNLYNRGYLERALIRLQDEQYLPVSLIIADTNGLKLINDSFGHTMGDEVLRKAAERLQHFAKPGDIVARYGGDEFIMVLPNTSRAEAEARLQEIESTGREAEHDPIPLTLAYGYDTRSSLQEDFAAVFKQAEDMMYRNKLYESSSTKNKTIKLVINSLFAKSDRESEHSKRVSALCEFIARKLQMSTIEIHRMRIAGLLHDIGKIGVPESILNKPGTLSESEWEVIKRHPETGFRILSASNEFADISGAILEHHEHWDGSGYPRGISGESISLQARIITVADAFDAMTSSRSYKHPMSINESMYELNRCAGTHFEPSIVRVFLDSYEEFNA; encoded by the coding sequence ATGAAGAGAAACAGTTTGGAATATCTCGATATGGAGCGGGTAAACTCCCTGCTTGAAGGGTTCAATAAATCCACCGGATTTGTTACTGCTATTCTTGATCTTAATGGCAAGATACTCTCTAAATCTGGGTGGAGAAAAATTTGTACTGATTTCCATCGTATCAATCCATTGACCGGTGAGAGGTGTACACAAAGTGATACCATCCTAGCACAAAATTGCAAGGATCATGAGCAATATCACTTCTATACTTGCTTGAATGGATTGGTGGATGTTGCCGTACCGATCATCATCCAAGGTGAACATGTTGCAAACTTGTTCTCGGGACAATTCTTCTTTGAGAAACCTGATCTGCAGTTTTTCAAAGATCAGGCAATCCATTTCGGATTTGATACAGCATCATATCTACAAGCTCTCAGTGAGGTACCGGTTGTCTCCAAGGAGCATGTGACCAAGGTGATGGATTTCCTGCTCAACATGACCCAGCTGATCAGTGAGATGACACTCCAGAGAATTGAACAGATTGAATTGAACAAAGCCTTGCGACAGAGTGAAAAGGCGCTTAGAGAGAGCTATGAACGTTTCAGAATTGCACAAGATATGTCCCCTGATGGGTTTACCATCCTTCGGCCGGTACGTGGTGAACAAGGAATCATAGTCGATTTTACCTGGGTGTACGAAAATGCTGCAATTGCAGCATTGAATGGTACTGACCCTGAAAAAGTAATTGGACTGCATTTGCTTGATCTGTTCCCAGACCATAGAAACAGCAAGATGTTTCAAATGTATCAAGATGTTGTTCTTTCTGGAAAAAGCCAGACATTGGAGATTGGTTATGAGGGCGAGAGCATATCCAGACCAATATGGTTGAGATTGGTTGTCGTTCCCATGACAGGGGATATCGCTATTCTTGCCCAAGACCTAACGGAACGCAAACAGGCAGAGGAACGTCTGCAATTTCAACATGACCATGATTTCCTCACGAATCTCTATAACCGAGGTTACTTGGAAAGAGCGTTGATACGTCTGCAAGACGAACAATATCTCCCCGTCTCCCTGATTATTGCAGATACCAATGGATTGAAGCTGATCAATGATTCCTTTGGACATACCATGGGAGATGAAGTATTGAGGAAAGCTGCGGAACGGTTACAACATTTCGCCAAACCAGGAGATATTGTTGCCCGTTATGGGGGTGATGAATTCATTATGGTGCTGCCCAATACCTCCAGAGCCGAGGCAGAAGCTCGTCTTCAGGAAATAGAATCTACTGGAAGAGAGGCTGAGCATGACCCCATTCCATTGACCCTGGCCTATGGGTACGATACTCGTAGCAGCCTGCAAGAAGACTTTGCGGCCGTCTTCAAACAAGCAGAAGATATGATGTATCGGAACAAACTGTACGAAAGTTCCAGCACCAAGAACAAGACCATCAAATTGGTCATCAACTCGCTGTTTGCAAAAAGCGACCGGGAGTCGGAACATTCCAAACGAGTAAGTGCATTGTGTGAATTCATTGCAAGGAAACTCCAGATGTCCACGATTGAGATTCATCGAATGAGAATTGCCGGGCTTCTCCATGATATTGGGAAAATTGGAGTTCCTGAGAGTATACTCAACAAACCTGGAACGCTCTCAGAGAGCGAGTGGGAAGTTATCAAGCGGCATCCAGAGACAGGGTTCAGAATCCTCTCAGCATCAAATGAGTTTGCCGATATTTCTGGTGCTATATTGGAGCATCATGAGCATTGGGATGGATCAGGATATCCTCGTGGCATCAGTGGTGAGTCTATCTCCCTTCAAGCAAGAATCATCACTGTGGCTGATGCATTCGATGCGATGACCAGCTCTAGGTCCTATAAACATCCCATGAGTATTAATGAGTCAATGTACGAGTTGAACCGATGTGCAGGAACACACTTTGAACCATCGATCGTTCGTGTCTTTCTCGATTCATATGAAGAGTTCAACGCATAG
- a CDS encoding ABC transporter substrate-binding protein: MKLFAKNVLFLSLALLLLSIPIFAAGTTERVDKPEITVGSKIDTEGALLGNMIVLMLENDGFRVIDKTQTGSTPIVRSAIIAGEIDIYPEYTGNAYYFFSGESEAELWKDFQAGYKKAAELDLKANNIVWLTPAPANNTWAISVRGDLAEKESLKTLDDLAVYVNNGGHFKLAASEEFVSSEAALPSFEKGYGFSLDESQLLVFAGGNTTLTEQAAASGQEGVNAAMAYGTDGQLAALGLKVLTDTKNIQPVYAPSPIIRSEVLEQSPEIATILEPVFQSLDLETLQLLNSKIAVEGQPARMVAENYLKEKAFL, from the coding sequence ATGAAACTATTTGCAAAGAATGTACTCTTTCTCTCATTAGCACTTTTACTGTTGTCCATACCTATTTTTGCTGCAGGTACAACGGAGCGTGTGGATAAGCCAGAGATAACTGTGGGTTCCAAGATAGATACAGAAGGCGCCTTGCTGGGAAACATGATTGTACTTATGCTGGAAAACGATGGGTTTCGTGTTATCGACAAGACGCAGACCGGCTCCACACCCATTGTCCGTTCTGCCATCATCGCTGGTGAAATCGATATCTACCCAGAGTATACTGGCAATGCCTACTACTTCTTCTCTGGAGAGAGCGAAGCAGAGCTCTGGAAGGATTTCCAAGCTGGCTATAAAAAGGCTGCTGAGCTCGACCTGAAAGCCAACAACATAGTCTGGCTCACTCCTGCCCCTGCCAACAACACATGGGCAATCTCAGTTCGTGGGGATCTCGCTGAGAAGGAATCCCTAAAAACCTTGGATGACCTTGCCGTCTATGTAAATAATGGAGGTCATTTCAAGCTTGCCGCAAGTGAAGAGTTTGTATCCAGTGAGGCAGCACTCCCCAGTTTTGAGAAGGGATACGGATTTTCTCTTGATGAAAGCCAACTCTTGGTATTTGCAGGGGGGAACACAACCCTCACCGAACAGGCAGCAGCCTCTGGTCAGGAAGGGGTCAATGCTGCCATGGCATACGGAACCGATGGACAGCTTGCTGCACTTGGCTTGAAGGTCCTCACCGATACAAAGAACATCCAACCGGTCTATGCGCCCTCCCCGATCATCCGCTCTGAAGTGCTTGAGCAAAGTCCTGAAATTGCGACTATTCTAGAACCTGTTTTCCAAAGTCTTGACCTTGAAACACTGCAGTTGCTTAACAGCAAGATTGCTGTTGAGGGACAACCAGCCAGGATGGTCGCTGAGAACTATCTCAAGGAAAAGGCGTTCTTGTAG
- a CDS encoding mercuric reductase has product MKRYNVIIIGTGQATGTILGELLKQNQSVAVVESDRVGGSCVNWGCTPTKTLIASARAAHMIHRGSEFGIEVASYQTNFSKVMKRVNAIRDEANKGFTEWLEQTVDFYPGFGSFIDSHTVEIEGERIHGEKIVIHTGTRARVPDIPGIEDVPWLDNKGILALGELPSHLLIIGGSYIGLEFAQAFRRLGSKVTIFESSPHIISREDEEISEIARSILKDEGIEIVTSAAISSVSKEADQSISVHYQGGTITGSHLLVGIGRVPNSDALNLSSAGIEMDERGFITVDDECRTSVPHIFALGDVNGRGAFTHTSVHDGQVFLSVLSGGSKKISDRIPTYSLFIDPPLARVGLSEKEAKKLNIPYLVATKEMKTISRAKEKNETKGRIKILIHKRDDTIIGAAVFGVGGDEVIGMIALAMQAGLRYQTIQDTVIPHPTVAELIPWVFSSFQSEA; this is encoded by the coding sequence ATGAAACGGTATAATGTAATTATCATTGGAACAGGGCAAGCAACTGGGACCATACTTGGAGAACTTCTGAAGCAAAACCAATCTGTTGCTGTGGTTGAGTCAGATCGCGTTGGAGGAAGTTGCGTCAACTGGGGTTGTACCCCAACCAAGACCCTTATCGCAAGCGCCCGCGCCGCTCACATGATTCACAGAGGAAGTGAGTTTGGCATCGAGGTAGCATCCTACCAGACCAATTTTTCCAAGGTCATGAAACGTGTCAATGCCATCCGTGATGAAGCAAACAAAGGGTTTACGGAATGGCTCGAACAAACAGTTGACTTCTATCCCGGTTTTGGGTCATTCATCGATTCCCATACCGTAGAGATTGAGGGAGAGCGTATCCATGGAGAGAAAATCGTCATTCATACGGGTACCAGGGCAAGAGTTCCTGATATCCCCGGTATCGAAGACGTTCCTTGGTTGGACAACAAGGGCATCCTGGCTCTAGGGGAGCTCCCTTCCCATCTCTTGATCATAGGAGGGTCGTATATCGGGCTGGAGTTCGCCCAGGCCTTCAGGAGACTCGGCTCCAAGGTAACGATATTTGAGTCATCTCCACATATCATTTCCAGGGAGGATGAAGAGATCAGTGAGATTGCCCGTTCGATCTTGAAAGATGAGGGAATTGAAATCGTTACCTCCGCCGCCATCAGCTCTGTCTCAAAAGAAGCTGACCAGTCAATCTCAGTACACTACCAGGGAGGAACCATAACAGGGTCCCACCTTTTGGTTGGTATTGGCAGAGTTCCAAACAGTGATGCACTTAACCTCAGTAGTGCTGGCATCGAGATGGATGAAAGAGGATTCATCACAGTTGACGATGAGTGCAGAACATCCGTCCCCCATATCTTTGCACTCGGGGATGTAAACGGACGAGGTGCCTTTACCCACACATCCGTCCATGACGGACAGGTTTTCCTCTCGGTGCTTTCGGGAGGTTCGAAAAAGATCTCTGACCGTATTCCTACCTACTCACTATTCATCGATCCACCACTTGCAAGAGTAGGTTTGAGTGAGAAAGAGGCAAAGAAGCTCAATATACCCTACTTGGTTGCAACCAAGGAGATGAAAACGATCAGTAGAGCGAAGGAGAAGAATGAGACGAAAGGACGTATCAAGATTTTGATACACAAGAGGGACGATACCATTATTGGGGCTGCTGTATTTGGTGTGGGTGGAGATGAAGTGATCGGTATGATCGCTCTCGCCATGCAAGCAGGACTTCGCTATCAGACAATCCAGGATACCGTCATTCCACACCCTACTGTGGCGGAATTGATTCCCTGGGTATTCTCTTCATTTCAATCGGAGGCGTAA
- a CDS encoding ABC transporter permease yields MNRNVLQWRSLDKQVILTLFLFLLSLTLPFLQSRENRISEEFTVHVLSLGFIPMLLLLTPPLILLASVIIPEKNHARLLASASMVFGVFFPILVLGIAGNALVEDLGAFARYSPASGMYVYLASVSILYFMQKTLQRRDKIALFLVLITIVGLGLLGMFDRLGILLEARNLGTRLAREILSHIRITGISLLISMLIGIPIAFLAFMNKAIRRVVFPILNILQTIPGIALFGLLIAPLAALSRAFPVLRQWGIQGIGNAPAIIALSMYALYPIIRYTYTSLTGIDEQVVLAAKGMGMNSTQLWKIVRLPLATVGILHGIRVALVQTIGNATLAKLIGGDGLGVLVFEGLGQASVDMVLLGMLLIIALTVISDRLFQLLITFFTPTFLAREER; encoded by the coding sequence TTGAATCGGAACGTACTCCAGTGGAGATCCCTCGATAAACAGGTGATATTAACGCTGTTCTTATTTCTGCTGAGCTTAACCCTGCCATTTTTACAATCACGGGAAAACAGGATATCTGAAGAGTTTACAGTACATGTGCTTTCACTTGGGTTTATTCCCATGCTCCTCTTGCTTACACCCCCACTCATACTCTTGGCAAGTGTAATCATTCCAGAGAAAAACCATGCTCGGCTCCTTGCTTCTGCTTCCATGGTGTTTGGGGTGTTTTTTCCCATATTGGTATTGGGGATTGCTGGAAATGCCTTGGTTGAAGATCTGGGGGCTTTTGCCCGCTATAGTCCAGCATCAGGGATGTATGTGTATCTTGCCTCTGTCTCCATTCTCTATTTCATGCAAAAAACCTTGCAAAGACGTGATAAGATTGCCCTTTTCTTGGTATTGATCACGATAGTAGGCTTGGGCCTTCTTGGCATGTTTGATCGCCTGGGAATTCTTCTGGAAGCAAGGAACCTGGGTACACGCTTGGCCCGTGAGATTCTATCTCATATCAGGATTACCGGTATAAGCCTGCTTATCAGTATGCTTATAGGAATTCCAATCGCATTTCTCGCCTTTATGAACAAAGCCATTAGGCGTGTGGTATTCCCCATCCTCAATATATTGCAGACCATTCCAGGGATAGCTCTTTTTGGTCTTTTGATTGCTCCACTTGCCGCTCTCTCCAGGGCTTTTCCGGTTCTTCGACAGTGGGGAATCCAGGGAATAGGTAATGCACCAGCAATCATTGCGCTCAGTATGTATGCACTCTATCCGATTATCCGCTATACCTATACATCGCTTACTGGAATTGATGAGCAAGTGGTTCTTGCCGCAAAGGGAATGGGTATGAACTCCACGCAACTATGGAAGATCGTCCGCCTTCCCTTGGCAACGGTAGGGATTCTTCATGGTATTCGGGTAGCATTGGTACAAACCATAGGGAACGCCACGCTGGCAAAGTTGATCGGAGGGGATGGACTTGGGGTCTTGGTGTTTGAGGGACTCGGCCAGGCTTCAGTCGATATGGTCTTGCTAGGTATGTTGCTTATCATTGCCCTCACCGTAATTTCTGACCGGCTATTCCAGCTCCTGATCACTTTCTTCACTCCTACATTCTTGGCACGGGAGGAACGCTGA
- a CDS encoding ABC transporter ATP-binding protein: MQLPAHPILSDTSIFLQADRISVRYGEIEALKEVSLQIPTNRVTVLIGPSGCGKSTTLRCINALVKLSSGVITYGDESIQNMNETELRRSMGYAIQSVGLMPHLSVEENVDLVPRLLGQERSGRGERVERLLTLVRLDPKIYRNKYPHELSGGEAQRVGVARALGADPPVLLMDEPFGAVDPLTREQLQDEFIRIQRQLKKTVIFVTHDIDEAIRLADYLVIMKDGEVVQADTPEQILSSPQDDFVERFLGPDRSLKRLSLFTADHCCIQEVLSGMEEANTSVLPEDSPRCYWQVDERGKPIKGFVWVKGRLVSRAVHSANHTVQTYSSMRECMAAILSLGLPAAAVVDEEGRLFGEVRFETIQTISIS, translated from the coding sequence ATGCAATTGCCTGCCCATCCTATCCTTTCTGATACTTCCATTTTCCTACAAGCAGACCGCATTTCTGTGCGTTATGGAGAGATCGAGGCACTCAAGGAAGTCTCCTTACAGATTCCCACTAATCGGGTAACTGTGTTGATCGGCCCCAGTGGGTGTGGAAAATCAACTACGCTCAGGTGTATCAATGCACTGGTGAAACTCTCCTCTGGAGTCATAACCTATGGTGATGAGTCCATACAGAACATGAATGAGACTGAGCTCAGGCGATCCATGGGGTATGCCATACAATCTGTTGGTTTGATGCCTCACCTAAGTGTAGAAGAGAATGTTGATCTGGTCCCACGATTGCTTGGACAGGAACGGTCAGGAAGAGGGGAGCGGGTAGAGCGATTGCTCACTCTGGTGCGGCTGGACCCCAAGATCTACCGGAACAAGTATCCCCATGAACTATCCGGTGGGGAAGCCCAGCGTGTAGGGGTTGCCCGTGCGCTTGGAGCAGACCCTCCTGTACTGCTGATGGATGAACCCTTTGGGGCTGTGGATCCGCTTACCCGTGAACAGCTCCAGGATGAGTTTATCCGTATTCAACGCCAATTGAAGAAGACCGTTATTTTTGTCACCCATGATATTGATGAGGCTATCCGTCTTGCTGACTACCTGGTGATCATGAAGGATGGGGAAGTGGTACAAGCTGATACCCCAGAGCAGATTCTTTCCTCTCCACAGGATGACTTCGTGGAGCGATTTCTCGGCCCCGATCGGTCACTCAAACGTCTATCCCTCTTTACTGCCGACCATTGTTGCATACAAGAAGTACTCTCTGGGATGGAAGAGGCGAACACATCAGTATTACCTGAGGATTCACCCAGGTGTTATTGGCAAGTTGATGAGAGAGGAAAACCTATCAAAGGGTTTGTGTGGGTGAAGGGACGTCTCGTATCGCGTGCGGTACACAGCGCAAACCATACAGTACAGACGTATTCATCAATGAGAGAGTGTATGGCTGCCATCCTGAGCTTGGGGCTGCCTGCAGCTGCCGTGGTGGATGAGGAAGGACGGTTATTCGGGGAGGTGCGTTTTGAGACAATCCAAACAATCAGCATCTCCTAG
- a CDS encoding ABC transporter permease, which yields MIKRWVPLLLISVGLALYISSDALQTTILSFLFPSETQFTHSRKTILQMTGAHITLTIAATLLASVFGIFIGILVTRRAGREFQHLVLKLNAFIQTFPPSAVIILAFPVLGFGWKPALLALFLYSLFPVLGNTIVGFNAVNPAVIDAAKGMGMTWFQQLHIAELPQALPMIITGIRHSYILNLGTAAIAAVIGGEGLGTIIISGLTLRNSALVLSGTIVISLLAFIGEQVFGLLSWNQTSHAGRIEKQATMSKKEK from the coding sequence ATGATCAAGCGATGGGTTCCTCTTCTCCTGATCTCTGTTGGGTTGGCTCTCTATATTTCCTCTGATGCATTGCAAACTACGATACTCTCGTTCTTGTTTCCTTCAGAGACACAGTTCACCCATTCAAGGAAGACTATTCTGCAAATGACTGGTGCCCACATTACCCTAACTATTGCAGCAACGCTACTTGCCAGTGTGTTTGGTATATTCATTGGCATCCTGGTTACAAGAAGGGCAGGAAGAGAGTTCCAACACCTGGTACTTAAGCTGAATGCTTTTATCCAGACCTTTCCTCCATCAGCGGTAATAATACTTGCATTTCCCGTGTTGGGTTTTGGATGGAAACCAGCCTTGTTGGCGCTGTTTCTCTACTCTCTCTTTCCTGTCCTGGGAAACACAATAGTAGGGTTCAATGCAGTAAACCCAGCTGTAATCGATGCTGCAAAGGGAATGGGAATGACTTGGTTCCAGCAACTTCATATTGCTGAGCTCCCACAAGCGTTGCCCATGATAATCACCGGTATACGACACAGTTATATCCTCAATCTTGGGACTGCCGCCATCGCAGCAGTAATTGGTGGGGAAGGACTCGGGACCATCATCATCAGTGGACTTACCCTGCGTAATTCTGCCTTGGTACTTTCCGGTACCATCGTGATCAGTTTGCTCGCATTCATAGGGGAACAGGTATTTGGTCTGCTCTCCTGGAATCAGACAAGTCATGCAGGGAGAATAGAGAAACAAGCCACTATGTCAAAAAAAGAGAAGTAG
- a CDS encoding DUF3307 domain-containing protein, translating into MNTDIFLFYLLLHILGDYYLQSERLAGSKRNKYPAVLLHSLIYALPFFASLAFMHPSSSLVNSLVFLIILHVCIDTAKFLFHRLGKCKESTLYLADQTVHLISLAGVATLLIPAPLAPASWLTGLLNSSNYFPETILTWAVSILILAKPSNITIKHIISRLGKKEETPRNNAGAMIGTLERYIMIILLSLGQFGALALVMAAKSISRYEMLKDKDFAEYYLLGTLLSILIVLVVWLLLFF; encoded by the coding sequence ATGAATACTGATATTTTCCTGTTCTATCTCCTATTACATATACTGGGTGACTACTACCTCCAGAGTGAAAGACTGGCAGGGTCAAAGAGAAACAAATATCCAGCGGTACTGCTCCATAGTCTTATATATGCACTCCCATTTTTTGCCTCCCTAGCATTTATGCACCCTTCCTCGTCATTGGTCAATTCACTTGTATTTCTCATCATTCTTCACGTTTGTATAGACACGGCAAAGTTCTTGTTTCACAGACTTGGAAAGTGCAAGGAATCCACACTATATCTGGCCGATCAAACAGTCCATCTCATCTCACTAGCAGGAGTGGCAACACTACTCATTCCAGCACCATTAGCTCCAGCTTCATGGCTTACCGGTTTGCTAAATTCCAGTAACTATTTCCCTGAAACCATCCTCACCTGGGCTGTCAGTATCTTGATACTTGCAAAACCTTCCAATATTACCATCAAACACATTATTTCACGATTAGGAAAGAAAGAAGAGACACCCCGAAATAATGCCGGGGCCATGATCGGTACCCTTGAGCGCTATATCATGATAATACTGCTCAGTCTTGGGCAGTTTGGTGCACTGGCTTTGGTGATGGCGGCAAAGTCAATTTCTCGCTATGAGATGCTCAAGGATAAGGATTTTGCAGAGTATTATCTTCTGGGCACTCTCTTGAGTATTCTCATTGTACTTGTAGTATGGCTACTTCTCTTTTTTTGA
- a CDS encoding SatD family protein, whose product MDNTQHYVAIIGDIIDSRTLTNRRQVQIQLQQVLQRVNSFAFLDTYKQILDISPFSYSTTKQVQLTNEKNSITSSFTITLGDEFQGLLSDCSHVVSIVDYIERHMWPVRIRFGIGIGEIHTEIIKDSPFGMDGPAYHIARDMLTHLKQSEKKHKEPCTTTRIGIINDENLSLMLNMAFSLLSTLKEGWTEKQQKTLHTFMEGGQYNQQKTADLLGITQPTVNSALSSAHFYTYLHTLAGITSRLSEAC is encoded by the coding sequence ATGGACAACACACAACACTACGTCGCTATTATTGGTGACATTATTGACTCTCGGACTCTTACAAACCGAAGACAGGTCCAGATACAACTGCAGCAGGTCTTGCAGAGAGTAAACAGTTTTGCTTTTTTGGATACCTACAAACAAATCCTAGATATCTCACCCTTTTCATACTCTACTACAAAACAAGTTCAGCTCACAAATGAGAAGAATTCGATTACGTCCTCCTTCACCATTACCCTGGGAGATGAGTTTCAGGGATTACTAAGCGATTGTTCTCATGTAGTTTCCATTGTTGATTATATTGAACGTCATATGTGGCCGGTACGTATCCGATTTGGTATCGGTATCGGAGAAATCCATACTGAAATCATCAAGGATTCACCGTTTGGAATGGACGGTCCTGCATATCATATTGCACGTGATATGCTAACTCACCTGAAGCAAAGCGAAAAAAAACATAAGGAACCATGTACTACCACTCGAATCGGAATTATTAATGATGAGAATCTTTCTCTTATGCTCAACATGGCTTTTTCCCTCCTTTCAACCTTGAAAGAAGGCTGGACAGAAAAACAGCAGAAAACATTGCACACGTTCATGGAAGGAGGACAATATAACCAACAGAAAACAGCTGATCTGCTCGGTATCACCCAACCAACGGTGAATAGCGCATTATCTTCGGCTCATTTTTATACCTACTTGCATACGTTAGCTGGAATAACGAGCAGACTAAGTGAGGCATGTTAA
- a CDS encoding TetR/AcrR family transcriptional regulator, which yields MRMLLVEFGAKGERGMDMKAQIIAKGNELFKDKGYEKVTVNDICEACGITKTTFYYHLKSKQDILLQSYDIIVDNLTPMLRQMLHLHSCWEQIKHLFDYLITQFIALGPELNSQLLIVNLQRKDRALHLRKHLEEIAIDIISMGQERGQFHNSNEPKVLYEAAAYMFTGYEYMWCTLSGDFAWRELFFQSLETLLVVTPEPVNCN from the coding sequence ATGAGGATGCTTCTGGTAGAGTTTGGAGCGAAGGGAGAGCGTGGTATGGACATGAAGGCACAGATTATTGCCAAGGGGAATGAGCTTTTCAAGGATAAGGGATATGAAAAAGTTACCGTGAATGATATCTGTGAAGCCTGTGGCATTACGAAGACCACGTTCTATTATCATCTGAAGTCAAAACAGGACATTTTGTTGCAAAGCTATGATATTATCGTTGACAATCTGACCCCAATGCTTAGACAGATGCTGCACTTACATTCCTGTTGGGAGCAAATAAAACACCTCTTTGATTATCTCATCACTCAGTTCATAGCATTGGGCCCTGAGTTGAACAGTCAACTGTTGATCGTGAATCTTCAGAGGAAAGACCGTGCTCTACACCTAAGGAAACACTTAGAGGAGATTGCAATAGATATCATCTCAATGGGACAGGAAAGAGGTCAGTTTCACAACAGCAATGAACCCAAGGTACTCTATGAAGCGGCGGCTTATATGTTTACTGGTTATGAGTATATGTGGTGCACTCTTTCTGGTGACTTTGCATGGAGGGAGTTATTCTTCCAATCCTTGGAAACATTGCTTGTGGTAACACCAGAACCGGTTAACTGCAACTAG